A single window of Nicotiana tomentosiformis chromosome 1, ASM39032v3, whole genome shotgun sequence DNA harbors:
- the LOC104117148 gene encoding uncharacterized protein — translation MTKVYGTGTYDFRRHRVAEYPVEALPQPAEKMLPSVTDRPPESKPGSNIPSSITLAEIQRDRLTKTAASNWAKTGEKKPFSPELVKEIYDTELTVKGGRKTVPLQRVMILEVSQYLENYLWPNFDPEASSFEHVMSMMLMVNEKFRENVAAWICFYDRKDMFKAFLDRILRLKEGRSLTIAEKINYLLFMINAFQSLEDEIVSKKVLRLAGLQCWHCLSYGRFQMELCLNPDLIKKWKKIAKRAKEAAKRGESFDPSKMLELNFLRHLIEEFLEVLDCKVFPQPNSEVDDHLDITNDFEGVNDASVLYCERFMEFLIDLLSQLPTRRYIRPVVADVAVVAKCHLSALYRHEKGKLFAQLVDLLQFYEGFEIDDHLGRQMTDDEVVQAHYDRFQSFQLLAFKKIPKLRELALSNVGAINKRADLSKKLSVLTPEELRDLVCRKLKLISVDDPCSDRVDFLIEVMVSFFERQQSQKEAINALPLYPNEQIMWDESLVPSINYTGEGCLALPKLNLQFLTLHDYLLRNFNLFRLESTYEIREDIQEAVPHLLAYINNEGEAAFRGWSRMAVPIKEFKITAVKQPNIGEVKPSAVTAEVTFSISSYKSQIRSEWNSLKEHDVLFLLSIRPSFEPLSAEEAAKATVPQRLGLQCVRGCEIIELRDEEGTLMNDFTGRIKRDEWKPPKGDLRTVTVALDTAQYHMDVGDIAEKGAEDIYGTFNILMRRKPKENNFKAILESIRDLMNETCIVPDWLHDVFLGYGNPSAAQWTNMPDLLETVDFKDTFLNADHVRECFPDYQVCFVNQDGIESLQPSPPFKIKLPRNLKGKAHALPGSEKFTIASADAVGMPEVHSERDKLIVEAYIPPDPGPYPQDQPKRNSVRFTPTQVGAIISGIQPGLSMVVGPPGTGKTDTAVQILNVLYHNCPSQRTLIITHSNQALNDLFEKIMQRDVPARYLLRLGQGEQELATDLDFSRQGRVNAMLVRRLELLSEVERLARSLQLPEDVGYTCETAGYFWLLHVYSRWEQFLAACAENQDKPTFVQDRFPFKEFFSNTPQPVFAGKSFEKDMRAAKGCFRHLKTMFQELEECRAFELLKSTVDRSNYLMTKQAKIVAMTCTHAALKRKDFLQVGFKYDNLLMEESAQILEIETFIPMLLQRQEDGYARLKRCILIGDHHQLPPVVKNMAFQKYSHMDQSLFTRFVRLGIPYIELNAQGRARPSLARLYNWRYRELGDLPYVKENAVFHKANAGFSYDYQLVDVPDYNGRGESAPSPWFYQNEGEAEYVVSVYMYMRLLGYPANKISILTTYNGQKLLIRDVINRRCVQYDFIGPPHKVTTVDKFQGQQNDYILLSLVRTRFVGHLRDVRRLIVAMSRARLGLYVFCRRSLFEQCYELQPTFRLLLERPDHLGLNVDEATSLTNRPVGETGPISLVSGPEEMQGIVNFKMHQVYQARMMSHIEYPPHPESVPVQSVEQNAMSLSHRMATDKTAIEDGAQDTEPSESMESPKDPPDDGEMLVASHSNGEVDGKDERVDTGGMDIENNLNVESKMEE, via the exons TTTCGGGAGAATGTGGCTGCATGGATCTGCTTCTATGATAGAAAGGATATGTTCAAGGCATTCCTTGATAGGATTCTTCGGCTGAAAGAG GGTAGAAGCTTGACAATTGCTGAGAAAATTAATTATCTACTTTTCATGATCAATGCTTTCCAG AGTTTAGAAGATGAGATAGTTAGCAAAAAGGTATTGAGATTAGCTGGTCTGCAGTGTTGGCATTGCTTGTCATATGGTCGATTTCAG ATGGAGCTCTGTCTTAACCCTGATCTAATCAAGAAATGGAAGAAGATTGCAAAAAGAGCCAAGGAGGCAGCTAAAAGAGGGGAATCTTTTGATCCCTCAAAGATGCTAGAACTGAATTTCTTGAGACATCTAATTGAAGAGTTTCTTGAG GTTCTTGATTGCAAGGTTTTTCCTCAGCCAAACTCTGAGGTTGATGATCACTTGGATATCACGAATGATTTTGAAGGTGTTAATGATGCCTCTGTCCTATACTGTGAACGATTTATGGAGTTCCTCATTGATCTATTGAGCCAACTGCCAACTAGAAG ATATATAAGGCCTGttgttgctgatgttgctgtggtTGCCAAATGTCATTTAAGTGCTCTCTATAGGCATGAAAAAGGAAAACTTTTTGCCCAGCTGGTTGACTTACTTCAGTTCTATGAAGGTTTTGAAATTGATGACCATTTAGGGAGACAAATGACTGATGATGAAGTGGTTCAGGCTCATTATGATCGTTTCCAGTCATTCCAGCTCCTTGCATTTAAGAAGATACCCAAG CTACGGGAACTTGCATTGTCAAATGTTGGTGCAATAAACAAGCGTGCTGATCTATCCAAGAAACTTTCTGTGCTTACTCCTGAGGAGCTGAGAGATTTAGTATGCCGGAAG CTAAAACTGATATCAGTGGATGATCCATGTTCAGATAGAGTTGATTTCTTAATTGAAGTAATGGTATCATTCTTTGAGAGACAGCAGTCGCAGAAAGAGGCCATAAATGCTCTTCCTCTTTACCCTAATGAGCAAATAATGTGGGATGAAAGCCTTGTACCAAGTATCAACTACACTGGGGAAGGATGCCTGGCACTTCCAAAGCTCAATCTACAGTTTTTGACACTTCATGACTATCTGCTTAGAAACTTCAACCTCTTTCGCCTTGAATCAACCTATGAAATCCGTGAGGACATCCAAGAAGCTGTGCCACATCTCCTCGCTTATATCAATAATGAAGGAGAGGCGGCGTTTCGAGGTTGGTCTAGAATGGCTGTACCAATTAAAGAATTTAAGATTACAGCAGTAAAACAACCAAATATAGGTGAAGTAAAGCCATCTGCCGTAACAGCAGAAGTTACTTTCAGCATCTCCAGCTACAAATCACAAATTAGGTCAGAATGGAATTCACTTAAAGAGCACGACGTTCTCTTTTTACTTTCTATTCGTCCTTCATTTGAGCCTCTCAGTGCCGAAGAGGCTGCTAAGGCAACTGTACCACAGAGGCTTGGTCTTCAGTGTGTGCGCGGCTGTGAAATAATCGAGTTGCGTGATGAGGAGGGAACTCTTATGAACGATTTTACTGGGAGAATCAAGCGGGACGAGTGGAAACCTCCAAAAGGAGATCTTAGAACTGTTACTGTTGCGCTTGACACAGCACAATACCATATGGATGTTGGTGATATAGCAGAGAAAGGCGCAGAAGATATTTATGGTACATTTAATATACTGATGAGGAGGAAACCGAAGGAGAACAATTTCAAAGCCATCTTAGAGTCTATAAGAGATCTGATGAATGAAACATGCATAGTTCCTGACTGGCTGCACGACGTATTTTTGGGCTATGGAAATCCTTCTGCAGCACAGTGGACTAATATGCCAGACCTCCTTGAAACAGTGGATTTCAAAGATACCTTCCTAAATGCTGATCATGTTAGGGAGTGTTTTCCAGATTATCAG GTTTGCTTCGTTAACCAAGATGGCATAGAAAGCTTGCAACCAAGCCCCCCCTTTAAGATTAAGCTTCCTAGGAATCTGAAAGGGAAAGCTCATGCTCTTCCTGGAAGTGAAAAATTTACTATAGCTTCAGCTGATGCTGTAGGTATGCCAGAAGTTCATTCTGAAAGAGACAAGCTTATTGTCGAAGCATATATCCCTCCTGATCCAGGTCCCTATCCTCAGGATCAACCAAAGCGGAACTCAGTTAGATTTACCCCGACACAG GTTGGAGCAATTATCTCAGGCATTCAACCAGGTTTATCCATGGTTGTGGGTCCCCCTGGTACGGGAAAGACTGATACGGCTGTGCAGATTTTGAATGTTCTCTATCATAATTGCCCTTCTCAACGGACCCTGATAATAACTCATTCTAATCAAGCTTTAAATGATCTTTTTGAGAAGATAATGCAA AGAGATGTGCCAGCTCGCTATCTTCTCCGGCTTGGTCAGGGAGAACAAGAATTAGCAACTGATCTTGACTTCAGTCGTCAGGGAAGAGTGAATGCCATGCTTGTTCGGCGGCTGGAACTGCTTAGTGAAGTTGAGCGCCTTGCAAGGTCCCTTCAACTTCCTGAGGATGTTGGTTATACATGTGAAACTGCAGGATATTTCTGGCTGCTTCATGTATACTCACGGTGGGAACAATTTTTAGCTGCTTGCGCTGAAAATCAAGATAAACCTACATTTGTTCAGGACCGGTTTCCCTTTAAGGAATTTTTTTCTAATACTCCCCAGCCAGTTTTCGCGGGAAAGTCCTTTGAAAAGGACATGCGTGCAGCTAAGGGGTGCTTTCGTCATTTGAAAACGATGTTTCAGGAGCTCGAAGAATGTAGGGCATTTGAATTACTCAAGTCCACTGTTGATCGATCTAATTACCTGATGACCAAACAGGCAAAAATTGTGGCAATGACCTGCACCCATGCGGCACTTAAAAGGAAGGATTTTCTTCAAGTGGGTTTCAAGTATGACAACCTGTTGATGGAAGAAAGTGCCCAAATTTTGGAAATTGAAACTTTCATCCCTATGTTGCTTCAGAGGCAGGAAGATGGCTATGCTCGGCTTAAACGCTGTATACTGATTGGTGACCATCATCAATTGCCCCCTGTCGTGAAAAATATGGCTTTTCAGAAGTACAGCCACATGGATCAGAGTCTCTTCACAAGATTTGTCAGGCTAGGGATTCCATATATTGAGTTGAATGCGCAGGGTAGGGCACGGCCAAGTTTAGCTCGGCTTTACAATTGGAGATACAGAGAACTGGGGGATCTGCCTTATGTGAAAGAGAATGCGGTCTTTCATAAAGCAAATGCTGGATTCTCATATGACTATCAGTTGGTAGATGTACCCGATTACAATGGCAGAGGTGAAAGTGCCCCTTCACCCTGGTTCTATCAGAATGAGGGAGAGGCTGAATACGTAGTCAGTGTCTATATGTATATGCGTTTACTTGGATATCCTGCGAATAAGATATCAATCTTGACTACTTACAATGGTCAGAAACTTTTGATCCGTGATGTGATAAATAGAAGATGTGTCCAATATGACTTTATTGGTCCACCACACAAG GTTACAACTGTCGATAAGTTTCAAGGTCAGCAGAATGATTATATCTTATTGTCTCTCGTCCGTACGCGCTTTGTTGGCCACCTTCGTGATGTCAGAAGATTGATTGTTGCAATGTCCCGTGCGCGTCTGGGTCTTTATGTTTTTTGTCGACGTTCTCTTTTTGAACAATGCTATGAACTCCAACCGACGTTTCGACTTCTTTTAGAGAGACCTGATCACCTCGGCCTCAATGTTGATGAGGCAACATCCCTGACAAATCGTCCTGTTGGAGAAACTGGACCAATCAGTCTTGTTAGTGGACCTGAAGAAATGCAGGGTATTGTGAATTTCAAGATGCATCAGGTCTATCAG GCACGGATGATGAGCCATATTGAGTATCCTCCTCATCCGGAATCTGTCCCCGTGCAAAGTGTGGAGCAGAATGCGATGTCCCTATCCCATCGTATGGCTACTGATAAGACAGCTATTGAAGATGGCGCACAAGACACAGAACCATCAGAGTCGATGGAGTCCCCGAAGGATCCACCTGATGATGGAGAGATGTTAGTTGCAAGCCATTCAAATGGAGAGGTTGATGGTAAGGATGAGAGAGTTGATACTGGCGGAATGGACATCGAGAACAACTTGAATGTGGAAAGCAAGATGGAAGAGTAA